A single genomic interval of Alteromonas sp. BL110 harbors:
- a CDS encoding M1 family aminopeptidase — MMDSVLLKLARLIRNELNYLIRQPLFGVACVLVPAVGYLFTTGLTVDAPSFIVQIQLKYVALVMLILPVYMGAMLPNVFLREQNSAMAELVNATPTTALQRALAKVFGFVLITWLVFAFTFLFIGLVAFFTSSTQAMNELVYLELLIDWARFSLLLLLPTVLGYVAIGIWMAKWQTSVFSFYAFSLVVLVCYLVLASLTGNPILAGSAIASESLYQWALWLDPLGFTPLFTEFTKVEMVSSAGVLTSFPTIFTLNRLGVFVGALLLIAACLRTCDGKTELPLSRSSIRGSTLSVTPSTENVELKGTGSSPWVALFHKTLNSVCVNKVTLLILLAWPFLIFNEVLSGLSYVEPFAEKSTNSLDAINRINSDVLPVFGSLLMALWSWQITGLFVSHKSHKLIATTPIKNKTILAAQMGVGGVLVFVLLALTVLGCMVAELVGGSDVVVSIYVVEFSRIGLSLGLLVSLFISLQHIAQNRMISSALIVALLVFKFTPISGRLGLTHTLWNIAGSPLQQSDHFWGSTGSDSVFVPYMVIWVLVVSLCIVIANAVSHRGTFYGNKLLSFHFVKHPCKYWLGFGLAAVCVLMIFRLEQQLVAEKPLTYSHHREAWKAEYEHTYRHWLDKPAPVVEHIDANIKIEPTIGAGQFELRYRLRNKSEQVITSFLVSRYGNFESPTLFVERTNKGRAAPNSNNIIEAGQVNGQNVVTLAQPLQPDETVTLVARFELQQPKLWPATSQFYIKPEMTYLRGSPLLPVIGFQPEWMLRSPQLRAEYQLPKMPTLMPSERFSTRPYQLAWQRELAYKWATYSSKIQVPTGYKAIGPGELTRSEQVEAHTVFHFESDQPMRQMPSWFVIPVEADKTNENEWRIVQQGVGDVITEVYVPNTQHVSDAQLKSAIEINQLGMADTLTWLSNEIKPYPHRQLRMFAIPNNGPTGFAMPQAMLIGYDVGFMALPTAEAVFDQRYRRAVHETAHQWFGHDIGNGISEDGAFLVESLAKYVELVMIEQRYGQEAKDALVKYEKRRFENKQRFYYGTEKGLVDATSPHQQYSRATLAFDLIRTELGDEVILEALRLLWSQHGYPNEPATSMNFVAALKSVAGEVHYPLIEQALQKALYVD; from the coding sequence ATGATGGATTCCGTATTGTTAAAACTTGCCCGCTTGATCCGCAACGAACTTAACTACCTTATTAGGCAGCCGTTATTTGGGGTGGCCTGTGTCTTGGTTCCCGCGGTTGGCTATCTTTTTACGACGGGTTTAACGGTCGATGCGCCGTCTTTTATTGTTCAAATTCAGCTGAAGTATGTTGCACTGGTTATGCTGATTCTACCCGTTTACATGGGGGCAATGTTGCCTAATGTGTTTTTGAGAGAGCAGAACTCAGCCATGGCTGAGCTAGTTAATGCAACACCAACAACGGCTCTTCAAAGAGCGTTGGCGAAAGTCTTCGGATTTGTTTTAATTACTTGGCTGGTTTTTGCCTTCACATTTTTGTTTATAGGCTTAGTTGCTTTTTTTACGTCGAGTACACAAGCAATGAATGAGCTGGTATACCTTGAGCTACTAATTGATTGGGCTCGTTTTTCTTTATTGTTACTGTTACCCACCGTTCTGGGTTACGTAGCGATTGGAATTTGGATGGCGAAGTGGCAAACCTCGGTATTTTCTTTTTATGCGTTTTCGCTGGTGGTATTGGTTTGTTATTTGGTACTTGCAAGTTTAACAGGTAATCCAATTTTAGCTGGAAGTGCTATTGCGAGTGAAAGTTTGTATCAATGGGCGTTGTGGTTGGACCCACTTGGATTTACCCCTTTGTTTACCGAATTTACTAAGGTAGAAATGGTGAGTTCGGCGGGCGTTTTGACCAGTTTCCCCACTATATTTACTTTGAACCGCCTTGGGGTCTTCGTAGGTGCCTTACTGCTCATTGCCGCGTGTTTAAGAACGTGTGACGGTAAAACAGAGTTGCCACTTAGTCGTTCATCTATCAGGGGCTCAACTCTTAGTGTGACGCCCTCGACTGAAAATGTTGAGCTTAAAGGGACTGGCAGTTCTCCTTGGGTAGCATTATTTCACAAAACCCTGAACTCAGTGTGCGTCAATAAGGTGACTTTACTCATCTTATTAGCCTGGCCGTTCTTGATCTTTAACGAGGTGTTGTCTGGCCTGAGTTATGTTGAACCTTTTGCAGAAAAATCCACAAACTCGCTCGATGCGATCAATCGAATCAACAGCGATGTGTTACCTGTGTTTGGAAGCTTGTTAATGGCGCTTTGGAGTTGGCAAATTACAGGGCTATTTGTCAGTCATAAAAGTCACAAATTGATTGCGACGACTCCTATTAAAAACAAAACCATACTAGCAGCACAAATGGGCGTTGGCGGAGTCTTGGTTTTTGTACTGTTAGCCTTAACAGTATTGGGGTGCATGGTTGCAGAACTTGTTGGGGGCAGTGATGTTGTTGTTTCTATCTATGTTGTTGAGTTTAGTCGTATTGGGTTGAGCTTAGGACTATTGGTTAGTTTGTTTATTAGCCTCCAGCACATTGCACAAAATCGTATGATCAGCAGTGCCTTGATAGTCGCTTTGTTGGTTTTTAAGTTTACGCCTATATCTGGTCGTCTCGGCCTCACTCATACCTTGTGGAATATCGCAGGATCGCCGCTGCAACAAAGTGATCACTTTTGGGGAAGTACAGGGAGTGACTCTGTGTTTGTTCCATATATGGTCATTTGGGTTTTAGTCGTGTCTCTGTGTATTGTAATCGCAAATGCTGTGAGTCACAGGGGAACGTTTTATGGCAATAAGTTGCTTTCTTTCCACTTTGTTAAACATCCTTGTAAATATTGGCTCGGGTTTGGATTAGCGGCTGTCTGTGTGTTGATGATTTTTAGGCTAGAACAACAGTTAGTGGCCGAAAAACCACTGACCTACTCACACCATAGAGAAGCATGGAAAGCTGAATACGAACACACATATCGTCATTGGTTGGACAAGCCAGCACCGGTCGTTGAGCACATAGACGCTAATATTAAAATTGAGCCAACCATAGGTGCTGGCCAGTTCGAGTTGCGTTATCGCTTACGCAACAAAAGTGAGCAAGTCATTACGTCGTTTTTAGTCAGTCGGTATGGCAATTTTGAATCACCAACACTTTTTGTTGAGCGGACAAATAAAGGCAGGGCAGCGCCAAATTCAAATAATATCATCGAAGCCGGACAGGTCAATGGCCAGAATGTAGTTACATTGGCGCAGCCATTACAGCCTGACGAAACGGTAACTCTAGTTGCAAGATTTGAACTGCAGCAGCCTAAGTTGTGGCCGGCTACCTCACAGTTTTATATTAAGCCTGAAATGACCTACTTACGCGGGAGCCCACTGTTGCCTGTAATTGGGTTCCAACCGGAGTGGATGTTGAGAAGCCCACAATTGCGTGCTGAGTATCAATTACCTAAAATGCCGACCTTAATGCCATCAGAGCGCTTTTCAACTCGTCCTTATCAACTTGCATGGCAACGAGAGCTCGCTTACAAATGGGCGACGTATTCAAGTAAAATTCAAGTTCCTACTGGCTATAAGGCTATTGGACCAGGTGAATTAACCCGCTCTGAACAAGTGGAAGCACACACCGTGTTTCATTTTGAAAGTGATCAGCCAATGCGCCAAATGCCAAGTTGGTTCGTTATTCCTGTCGAGGCCGATAAAACAAACGAAAATGAATGGCGAATTGTCCAACAAGGAGTAGGAGATGTTATCACAGAGGTGTACGTACCGAACACTCAGCATGTCAGTGACGCACAGCTAAAGTCGGCGATTGAAATTAATCAACTTGGTATGGCAGATACCTTAACTTGGCTGTCTAATGAGATTAAACCTTACCCTCATCGTCAACTGCGCATGTTTGCAATACCAAATAACGGCCCAACCGGATTTGCAATGCCGCAAGCTATGCTAATTGGTTATGACGTGGGCTTTATGGCGCTACCAACAGCGGAGGCGGTCTTTGATCAAAGGTATCGCCGTGCTGTTCACGAAACCGCCCACCAGTGGTTTGGCCACGATATTGGTAACGGCATTAGCGAAGACGGTGCGTTTTTGGTGGAGTCACTGGCTAAATATGTCGAACTTGTGATGATTGAACAACGGTATGGCCAAGAGGCTAAAGACGCCTTGGTCAAATACGAAAAGCGCCGCTTTGAAAATAAACAACGTTTTTACTATGGAACAGAAAAGGGCTTAGTCGACGCCACGTCACCACATCAGCAATATTCGCGAGCCACACTAGCGTTTGATCTGATAAGAACTGAGTTGGGAGATGAGGTAATTCTTGAAGCGTTGAGGCTATTATGGTCGCAACACGGTTACCCGAATGAACCAGCAACATCGATGAACTTTGTCGCAGCGCTAAAGTCCGTCGCCGGAGAGGTTCATTACCCGCTCATTGAACAAGCGCTTCAAAAAGCACTATATGTTGACTAA
- a CDS encoding flavin-containing monooxygenase, producing the protein MQSELPLLDVLIIGAGISGIGCAYHIQKKCPDLSYSIVEARGDLGGTWDLFKYPGIRSDSDLFTFGYDFKPWKEKKAIADGDSIKAYVNETAVENGIKEHIRFLTRVVDIDWQSDKKYWRVTLKSEESGQQEHIAARWIFNASGYYRYDKGYTPNFKRQSRFKGLIVHPQHWPEDLKYENKRVVVIGSGATAVTLVPALAKTAGHVTMLQRTPSYILPVPVNDPIAKYLRGWFSEDIAFKAARRFNIAKQRWVYAFCQRFPHRARKIVRSLNAKMLPVGYPVDEHFNPPYNPWEQRLCAVPGGNLFDSISNGKASVETDTIDTFTESGIKLNSGQHLDADIIVTATGLNLLPLGGLVPKIDGKAVTLSECVTYKGMLLSGVPNFVIAVGYTSSSWTLKIGLLCEHFTRLLNYMKHQDYVQCTPVADPNMATQPLLNFGAGYIQRSLDKLPRQGTHYPWSMSFNYAEDVKIFRKGRVDDPALKFE; encoded by the coding sequence ATGCAGAGCGAGTTACCACTTTTAGACGTTTTGATCATAGGAGCCGGTATTTCGGGTATCGGCTGCGCCTACCACATTCAAAAAAAATGTCCTGACCTTTCCTATTCTATTGTAGAAGCCCGGGGTGATTTGGGCGGCACATGGGACTTATTCAAATACCCGGGAATACGCTCAGATTCTGATTTATTCACCTTTGGTTATGACTTCAAGCCGTGGAAAGAGAAAAAAGCCATTGCTGATGGCGACTCAATAAAAGCCTATGTTAACGAAACCGCTGTTGAAAATGGGATCAAGGAACATATACGCTTTTTGACACGTGTCGTGGATATAGACTGGCAAAGCGATAAGAAATATTGGCGAGTAACGTTAAAATCAGAAGAAAGCGGACAGCAAGAACACATCGCCGCAAGATGGATATTTAACGCATCAGGTTATTACCGATATGACAAAGGTTATACCCCAAATTTTAAGAGGCAATCCCGCTTCAAAGGGCTCATCGTACACCCTCAGCATTGGCCCGAAGATCTGAAATACGAAAACAAACGCGTAGTGGTGATAGGTAGCGGTGCTACAGCGGTAACTTTGGTTCCTGCATTAGCGAAAACAGCCGGCCATGTGACGATGCTCCAGAGAACACCTTCCTATATATTGCCGGTACCCGTTAATGATCCAATCGCGAAATATTTACGTGGGTGGTTTAGCGAAGATATAGCGTTCAAGGCCGCACGTCGGTTTAACATTGCTAAACAGCGGTGGGTATACGCGTTTTGTCAGCGCTTTCCGCATCGTGCGCGCAAAATAGTACGCAGCCTTAATGCAAAAATGTTACCCGTAGGGTACCCAGTAGATGAACACTTTAACCCTCCCTATAACCCTTGGGAACAGAGACTTTGCGCAGTACCAGGTGGTAATTTATTCGATTCAATTTCAAATGGAAAAGCGTCTGTTGAAACTGATACGATAGATACGTTTACTGAATCGGGCATTAAACTTAATTCGGGGCAGCATTTAGATGCAGATATTATAGTAACGGCTACAGGCTTAAACCTTCTGCCATTAGGAGGATTAGTTCCTAAAATAGATGGCAAAGCTGTTACACTTTCAGAGTGCGTCACGTATAAGGGTATGCTGCTTAGTGGCGTACCTAATTTTGTGATTGCGGTTGGGTATACCTCGTCATCATGGACCTTAAAGATAGGTCTGTTGTGTGAGCATTTTACTCGGCTATTGAACTATATGAAGCACCAAGATTATGTGCAATGTACACCTGTTGCCGATCCGAACATGGCAACACAGCCACTGCTTAACTTTGGGGCCGGATACATTCAGCGTTCATTAGATAAGTTGCCACGGCAGGGCACGCACTATCCTTGGTCGATGTCGTTCAATTATGCGGAAGATGTGAAGATCTTCCGAAAAGGCCGTGTTGACGATCCTGCACTGAAATTTGAATAA
- a CDS encoding alpha/beta fold hydrolase yields MSLVQHNEQFVTINNGDAFCYAEHGNKNSETIVLIVGLGLQLVYWPKALIERLVASGLRVICFDNRDSGKSVRSNTPYPSLLQQLRGKAPKGAYGLERMAEDTAQLLEALNIENAHVAGMSMGGMIAQTLASLHPEKVQSMTSIFSTTGSRKVGQPSYSTLWRLARAKAPASENDAVRNYKAMMTHIGDAAAEDAINQWQQYAKLAWQRNGGKSDAKALFRQIGAIMKSGDRTSMLQNVKAPTLVIHGDVDHMVHPSGGVATARAISGAKHQVLRGLRHQIDTIQSHRIADSILAHIHLHANK; encoded by the coding sequence ATGAGCCTAGTCCAGCATAATGAGCAATTCGTAACCATTAATAACGGTGATGCATTTTGTTATGCCGAGCACGGTAATAAAAACAGTGAGACAATCGTACTTATTGTTGGACTGGGTCTTCAGTTGGTTTATTGGCCAAAAGCGCTAATAGAACGCCTAGTGGCCAGTGGCTTGCGTGTTATTTGTTTTGATAACCGTGATTCAGGAAAGTCAGTGCGCAGCAACACACCGTATCCTAGTCTCCTTCAACAACTAAGAGGCAAGGCACCTAAAGGCGCTTACGGATTAGAGCGCATGGCTGAAGACACTGCCCAGCTTTTAGAGGCGCTAAATATCGAAAACGCGCATGTTGCTGGAATGTCTATGGGAGGCATGATTGCGCAAACGCTCGCGAGCCTACACCCGGAAAAAGTGCAATCTATGACGTCTATTTTCTCTACCACTGGGAGCCGAAAAGTTGGTCAGCCGTCGTATTCAACGCTATGGCGTTTAGCAAGAGCAAAAGCACCAGCAAGCGAAAATGACGCGGTTAGAAATTATAAAGCAATGATGACCCATATAGGCGATGCGGCAGCAGAAGATGCCATAAATCAATGGCAGCAATATGCGAAATTAGCATGGCAGCGCAACGGAGGTAAGAGTGACGCAAAAGCTCTCTTTCGACAAATAGGTGCGATCATGAAATCGGGTGACCGAACGTCAATGCTTCAAAATGTCAAAGCCCCAACATTAGTGATACACGGAGATGTTGATCACATGGTGCACCCCAGTGGCGGTGTTGCAACAGCCAGAGCGATATCAGGTGCTAAACATCAAGTACTGCGCGGATTGCGCCATCAAATAGATACCATTCAATCACATCGGATAGCAGACAGTATCCTTGCTCATATACACTTGCATGCAAACAAGTAG
- the iscR gene encoding Fe-S cluster assembly transcriptional regulator IscR, whose protein sequence is MKLTSKGRYAVTAMLDVALHSKRGPVPLADISERQEISLSYLEQLFSRLRKEQLVDSVRGPGGGYLLGREASDIAIGEVIRAVDESIDATRCQGQADCQGGDRCLTHSLWQDLSDRIAAFLNSITLGELMAKRDVQEVAGRQDGNASLRHVTKDIEVSIQL, encoded by the coding sequence ATGAAACTCACTTCTAAAGGGCGCTATGCGGTTACCGCAATGCTTGATGTCGCTTTGCACTCAAAGCGTGGTCCAGTGCCTCTTGCCGATATCTCAGAACGACAAGAAATTTCTTTATCTTACTTAGAGCAGCTATTTTCTCGGCTGCGTAAAGAACAACTGGTAGACAGTGTTCGCGGGCCCGGAGGCGGTTATTTGCTGGGACGGGAAGCAAGTGATATTGCGATAGGCGAAGTTATTCGCGCCGTCGACGAGTCCATCGATGCTACGCGCTGTCAAGGTCAAGCCGATTGCCAAGGCGGCGATCGTTGCTTAACCCATAGCTTGTGGCAAGACCTAAGCGACCGTATTGCCGCATTTTTGAATTCGATCACGCTTGGTGAATTAATGGCTAAGCGCGATGTTCAGGAAGTGGCTGGTCGCCAGGACGGTAATGCATCACTTCGTCATGTCACTAAAGATATTGAAGTAAGTATTCAACTTTAA
- a CDS encoding IscS subfamily cysteine desulfurase codes for MALSTPIYLDYAATTPVDPKVAEAMAKCLTLEGNFGNPASRSYRFGWMAEEAVDVARNQISDALNCDPREIVFTSGATESNNLAIKGIAQGYADKGKHIITVNTEHKAVLDTCEYLQKQGFDVTYLEVQSNGLIDLNELENALRDDTILVSVMHVNNELGVIQDIRAIGQLCRDKGVFFHVDGAQSVGKIAIDLAELPVDLLSISAHKIYGPKGMGALYVRRRPKINLVAQIHGGGHERGMRSGTLATHQIVGMGEAIAQASSKMEDDSARILKLRESLWQGLQQLDDIYLNGHATQRIPGILNVSFAGVDGESLMMGLNDIAVSSGSACTSASLEPSYVLKAIGRSNELAHAGIRFSVGRFTTQEDVDYVVNKVVDVTTRLRQAVVA; via the coding sequence ATGGCTTTATCAACACCCATTTATTTAGATTACGCAGCAACGACACCGGTAGACCCAAAAGTGGCCGAGGCGATGGCAAAATGCTTAACGCTTGAAGGTAACTTTGGTAACCCGGCTTCTCGTAGCTACCGATTCGGCTGGATGGCTGAAGAAGCGGTAGATGTTGCTAGAAATCAAATTAGCGACGCGCTGAACTGCGACCCTAGAGAGATTGTTTTTACCTCTGGCGCAACTGAGTCAAATAACCTCGCCATTAAAGGTATTGCGCAAGGCTATGCCGACAAAGGCAAGCATATTATTACTGTAAATACCGAGCACAAAGCGGTATTGGATACCTGTGAGTACTTACAAAAGCAGGGCTTTGATGTCACCTATCTTGAAGTACAGTCAAACGGGTTAATTGATTTAAACGAGCTCGAAAATGCGCTGCGCGACGACACTATCTTAGTATCGGTCATGCACGTGAACAACGAGCTAGGCGTTATCCAAGACATCAGAGCTATTGGGCAACTTTGTCGCGACAAGGGCGTGTTTTTTCACGTAGATGGCGCGCAGAGTGTTGGCAAGATAGCGATTGATTTGGCAGAGCTTCCGGTAGATTTACTGTCTATATCCGCCCATAAGATTTATGGTCCGAAAGGAATGGGGGCTTTATATGTGCGTCGTCGCCCTAAAATCAACCTGGTGGCACAGATTCATGGCGGTGGACACGAGCGCGGCATGCGTTCAGGTACCTTAGCTACTCATCAAATTGTGGGAATGGGGGAAGCCATTGCGCAGGCGTCGTCAAAAATGGAAGACGACAGTGCGCGCATATTAAAGCTGCGTGAATCGCTGTGGCAGGGCCTCCAACAACTTGACGATATTTATTTAAACGGGCATGCCACGCAGCGCATACCCGGCATATTAAATGTGAGTTTTGCGGGTGTAGATGGCGAAAGCTTGATGATGGGCTTAAATGATATTGCCGTATCGTCAGGGTCGGCGTGCACGTCAGCGAGTTTAGAACCCTCTTATGTGCTAAAAGCCATTGGCCGCAGCAATGAGCTGGCCCATGCAGGGATACGTTTTAGCGTAGGGCGTTTTACGACCCAAGAAGACGTTGATTACGTAGTAAACAAAGTGGTTGATGTAACCACGCGACTGCGGCAAGCGGTCGTTGCTTAA
- the sufB gene encoding Fe-S cluster assembly protein SufB, with translation MSEQIEQALERKYDAGFYSEIESETFESGLDESVIRRISAMKNEPEWMLEWRLKSYHAWLEMEEPEWAHVDYPKIDYQAISYYSAPKSMKDKPQSLDEVDPELLRTYEKLGIPLHEQEMLAGVAVDAVFDSVSVVTTFREKLEEAGVIFCPISEAVQKYPDLVKKYIGSVVPRTDNYFAALNSAVFTDGSFVYIPKGTRCPMELSTYFRINEMNTGQFERTLIVADEGSYVSYLEGCTAPQRDENQLHAAVVELVAMDDAQIKYSTVQNWYPGDENGKGGIYNFVTKRGVAHTNAKISWTQVETGSAVTWKYPSCVLKGDNSVGEFYSVALTRGRQQADTGTKMIHVGKNTKSTIISKGISAGNSNNAYRGLVQMGPRADGARNFTECDSLLIGDKCGAHTFPYIESRNPSAIVEHEATTSKVSDEQLFLCQQRGLDTEKAVSMIVNGFCKEVFKELPMEFAVEAGKLLEISLEGSVG, from the coding sequence ATGAGTGAACAGATCGAACAGGCGTTAGAAAGAAAGTACGATGCAGGTTTCTATTCAGAAATCGAATCTGAAACGTTTGAGAGCGGCCTGGACGAGTCGGTTATCCGCCGCATATCAGCAATGAAAAATGAGCCTGAATGGATGCTTGAATGGCGTTTGAAGTCTTACCATGCATGGCTAGAGATGGAAGAGCCAGAATGGGCGCACGTCGACTATCCAAAAATTGACTATCAAGCCATCTCTTACTACTCGGCACCAAAGAGTATGAAAGATAAACCTCAGTCATTAGACGAGGTGGACCCGGAGCTACTGCGCACCTACGAAAAACTTGGTATTCCGCTGCACGAACAAGAAATGCTGGCGGGCGTCGCTGTAGATGCGGTATTCGACTCGGTATCAGTAGTTACAACATTCCGTGAGAAGCTTGAAGAAGCAGGCGTTATCTTCTGCCCAATTTCTGAAGCGGTTCAGAAATACCCTGACCTTGTTAAAAAATACATTGGTTCAGTGGTTCCGCGCACGGACAACTATTTCGCTGCGTTAAACAGTGCTGTATTTACCGACGGTTCATTTGTTTATATTCCTAAAGGCACACGCTGCCCAATGGAGCTTTCTACTTATTTCCGTATCAACGAAATGAACACAGGTCAGTTCGAGCGCACCTTGATTGTTGCTGATGAAGGCAGCTACGTAAGCTACCTAGAAGGATGTACCGCACCACAGCGTGACGAGAATCAGCTGCACGCGGCAGTGGTAGAACTTGTTGCGATGGACGATGCGCAAATCAAGTATTCGACGGTACAAAACTGGTATCCAGGCGACGAGAACGGTAAAGGCGGTATCTACAACTTCGTTACTAAACGTGGTGTAGCGCATACCAATGCGAAAATTTCGTGGACGCAGGTAGAAACGGGTTCTGCGGTAACGTGGAAATACCCTAGCTGTGTACTTAAAGGCGATAACAGTGTAGGTGAATTCTACTCAGTAGCACTTACTCGAGGTCGTCAGCAGGCTGATACCGGTACCAAGATGATTCACGTGGGTAAAAACACCAAGTCGACCATCATCTCTAAAGGTATTTCAGCGGGTAACAGCAATAACGCCTATCGCGGGTTAGTCCAAATGGGCCCGCGCGCAGACGGTGCACGTAACTTTACCGAATGTGACTCGTTGCTTATCGGTGATAAATGTGGTGCTCACACGTTCCCGTATATCGAAAGCCGCAACCCTTCAGCGATTGTTGAGCACGAAGCAACAACATCGAAGGTGAGCGACGAACAATTGTTTTTGTGTCAGCAACGTGGCTTAGACACAGAAAAAGCCGTTTCTATGATTGTTAACGGTTTCTGTAAAGAAGTATTCAAAGAGCTGCCAATGGAATTTGCCGTAGAAGCCGGCAAGCTGCTCGAAATTAGTCTTGAAGGTTCAGTGGGGTAA
- the sufC gene encoding Fe-S cluster assembly ATPase SufC: MLSIKNLHASVEEKNIIKGLNLEVKPGEVHAIMGPNGAGKSTLGYVLSGRDGYEVSEGEAMLNGKDLLELDVEERAREGLFLAFQYPVEIPGVSNMEFMKESVNAMREERGEEPLTAAEFLKKAKEACKQVQLPLDFLKRGVNEGFSGGEKKRNEIMQMILLEPKLCILDESDSGLDVDALQVVADGVNSQRDGERSFIVVTHYQRLLDYIKPDFVHILADGKIVKSGDASLALEVEKSGYAFLGKAYEEAEA; the protein is encoded by the coding sequence ATGCTTAGTATCAAGAATTTACATGCCAGCGTGGAAGAGAAGAACATCATTAAGGGTCTTAACCTTGAAGTTAAACCTGGTGAAGTACACGCTATCATGGGTCCCAACGGTGCCGGTAAAAGTACACTAGGTTACGTGCTATCTGGCCGTGACGGTTATGAAGTCAGCGAAGGCGAAGCCATGCTGAACGGTAAAGACTTGCTAGAGCTTGACGTAGAAGAGCGTGCACGTGAAGGTCTTTTCCTTGCATTCCAATACCCAGTAGAAATTCCTGGCGTCAGCAACATGGAGTTTATGAAAGAGTCGGTAAACGCTATGCGAGAAGAGCGTGGCGAAGAGCCTCTGACGGCTGCTGAGTTTCTTAAAAAAGCGAAAGAAGCCTGTAAGCAAGTTCAGCTTCCGCTAGACTTCCTAAAGCGTGGTGTTAACGAAGGTTTCTCTGGTGGTGAGAAGAAGCGTAACGAAATCATGCAAATGATTTTGTTAGAGCCAAAGCTTTGCATTCTAGATGAATCTGATTCAGGTCTTGACGTTGACGCATTACAGGTTGTTGCAGATGGCGTTAACAGCCAGCGCGACGGTGAACGTAGCTTCATCGTTGTTACTCACTATCAGCGTCTTCTTGACTACATTAAGCCTGACTTTGTCCATATTCTTGCTGATGGCAAAATCGTGAAAAGTGGCGACGCGTCACTTGCGCTAGAAGTAGAAAAAAGCGGTTATGCATTCCTAGGTAAAGCGTACGAGGAGGCTGAGGCATGA
- the sufD gene encoding Fe-S cluster assembly protein SufD yields MSQWLEQVIDSAQRDDYLSPVRQQALTQLKADGWPARRSESWRFTPLTPVEKREAKQAVQADSIPVPAIDNLNAIDLVFVDGVLITQVNTLDVPSGMTITSLNTDDAATQQAISSVYGQVKPTRHMFGLVNDALCQHGIFINVEAGVKIDTPVRIVNMASRNVDAHTRVVVKVAEGASATVIEQGFGDTESLTTAFAEYDLADDAHLEHYRFAMFTGKAKQLGGSHFKLHNRTTLNSTMVGYGSELSRLDVDIHHAGEFADAKMNAIYLLAEGELFDLHSTIEHAMPNGTTEENARGIVGDKARAVFNGRIHIHRDAQKTLAELNNRNLLLSRRGVINTKPELEIYADDVKCAHGATVAEIEEEALYYMLTRGIPRSKALVMLNFGFIQELINDVPNVAVREWLAPILSERFAQMEVK; encoded by the coding sequence ATGAGTCAATGGCTAGAACAGGTCATTGATAGCGCACAGCGCGACGATTATTTATCGCCCGTGCGTCAACAGGCCTTAACACAGTTAAAAGCTGACGGCTGGCCAGCGCGTAGAAGCGAGAGCTGGCGCTTTACACCGCTTACACCTGTAGAAAAGCGTGAAGCGAAACAGGCTGTACAGGCTGACAGCATACCGGTTCCTGCTATCGATAATCTAAACGCTATCGACCTTGTATTTGTAGACGGTGTCTTGATTACGCAGGTTAATACGCTTGATGTGCCATCAGGCATGACAATTACGTCGCTCAATACTGATGATGCAGCTACGCAGCAAGCTATTAGTAGTGTTTACGGTCAAGTTAAGCCAACTCGTCATATGTTTGGTTTAGTGAACGATGCACTATGCCAACACGGTATATTTATTAACGTAGAAGCAGGTGTAAAAATCGATACACCGGTACGCATCGTGAATATGGCTTCACGAAATGTCGATGCTCACACGCGTGTGGTAGTGAAGGTAGCAGAAGGCGCAAGCGCCACTGTTATCGAACAAGGTTTTGGCGATACTGAAAGCCTAACTACAGCGTTTGCTGAATATGATTTGGCTGATGATGCACATCTAGAGCACTATCGTTTCGCTATGTTTACTGGCAAAGCCAAGCAATTAGGTGGTAGTCACTTCAAACTGCATAACCGCACTACGCTCAACAGCACTATGGTGGGCTATGGTAGTGAGCTATCTCGTTTAGACGTAGATATTCATCACGCCGGTGAATTTGCTGACGCGAAGATGAACGCCATTTATCTTCTGGCGGAAGGCGAGCTATTCGACCTTCATTCAACCATTGAGCATGCTATGCCAAATGGGACAACAGAAGAAAACGCGCGCGGTATTGTTGGTGATAAGGCCCGTGCGGTATTTAACGGTCGTATTCACATTCATCGCGATGCGCAAAAAACACTAGCAGAGCTTAACAACCGCAATCTATTGCTATCTCGCCGAGGCGTTATTAATACCAAGCCTGAGCTTGAGATATATGCCGACGACGTAAAATGTGCCCACGGCGCAACGGTGGCAGAAATTGAAGAAGAAGCGCTGTACTACATGCTTACTCGTGGTATTCCGCGTAGTAAAGCACTGGTTATGCTGAATTTTGGCTTTATCCAAGAGCTAATTAACGATGTGCCAAACGTAGCAGTACGCGAGTGGCTTGCACCTATCTTGAGCGAACGTTTCGCTCAGATGGAGGTGAAATGA